In Rhizobium oryzihabitans, one DNA window encodes the following:
- a CDS encoding PLP-dependent transferase — MNQGNDLFDPASLIVAHDETHAFEAVVPPLVQTSLFTFSSYDEMVSTYRGEKVRPVYTRGLNPTVRLFEEMLAKLEGAEDALGFASGMSAISSTVLSFVSPGDRIVAVRHVYPDAFRLFGTFMQRMNIEVTYVDGRDEAAVEKAMPGAKLFYMESPTSWVMEVHDVGALAAIGKRHGAVTVIDNSWASPVFQQPITLGVDLVVHSASKYLGGHSDVVSGVVAGSKAMIDRIRAETYPYLGGKMSPFDAWLLIRGLRTLPLRMRAHQASALDIASRLQALDVVEKVCHPGLANRLPPGLNGTSGLFSFIFKEGVDVRAFADRLKLFKLGVSWGGHESLIVPGEVVLEQKAQPNSAHTFGISARSVRLHVGLEGTEALWNDLEPAIKAASAAA; from the coding sequence ATGAACCAAGGCAACGATCTCTTCGATCCCGCCTCCCTGATCGTCGCGCATGACGAGACCCACGCTTTTGAAGCCGTGGTGCCGCCCCTCGTGCAGACCTCGCTTTTTACCTTTTCCAGCTATGACGAAATGGTCTCCACCTATCGCGGCGAAAAGGTGCGGCCGGTCTATACGCGCGGACTGAACCCGACCGTGCGGTTGTTTGAGGAGATGCTGGCGAAGCTGGAAGGGGCGGAAGATGCGCTCGGTTTTGCGAGCGGCATGTCGGCCATTTCCTCCACCGTGCTCTCCTTCGTTTCGCCGGGTGACCGGATCGTCGCCGTGCGCCATGTCTATCCCGATGCGTTCCGCCTGTTCGGCACCTTCATGCAGCGCATGAATATCGAGGTGACCTATGTTGACGGCCGCGATGAGGCGGCGGTTGAAAAGGCGATGCCGGGCGCAAAACTGTTTTACATGGAAAGCCCGACCAGCTGGGTGATGGAAGTCCACGATGTCGGCGCGCTCGCCGCCATCGGCAAGCGCCATGGCGCAGTCACTGTCATCGACAATTCCTGGGCAAGCCCGGTCTTCCAGCAGCCGATTACGCTCGGCGTCGATCTCGTGGTGCATTCGGCATCGAAATATCTCGGCGGGCATAGCGATGTGGTCTCCGGTGTGGTGGCTGGCTCCAAGGCGATGATCGATCGCATCCGGGCGGAAACCTATCCCTATCTCGGTGGCAAGATGTCGCCCTTCGATGCATGGCTGCTCATCCGTGGTTTGCGCACCCTGCCGCTGCGCATGCGAGCCCATCAGGCCTCGGCGCTGGACATTGCGAGCCGCCTGCAGGCGCTCGATGTGGTGGAAAAGGTCTGCCATCCGGGGCTGGCGAACCGCCTGCCGCCCGGCCTCAACGGCACGTCCGGCCTGTTTTCCTTCATTTTCAAGGAAGGGGTGGATGTGCGCGCTTTCGCCGATCGCCTCAAGCTTTTCAAACTGGGTGTTTCCTGGGGCGGGCATGAAAGCCTCATCGTCCCCGGCGAAGTGGTGCTCGAACAGAAGGCGCAGCCAAACTCCGCCCACACCTTCGGTATCAGCGCGCGTTCGGTGCGCCTGCATGTTGGACTGGAGGGCACGGAAGCGCTCTGGAACGATCTCGAACCCGCGATCAAGGCGGCGTCTGCCGCCGCCTGA